Sequence from the Parvicella tangerina genome:
CAGGTACAGCATCAAGTGGTACTTTGGTCATACTCCAAAAACCACCTGCTATTAATGCAACCGTCATAAGGCCAATCAATAGCTTATTCTTTATTGAAAAATTTATTATTTGATTAATCATAACAATTTTATTCTTGTAAACATGACCCTGTTATATACAAGGAACGACTTAAACGCACGTGCTAATAAACACCAAACGTTCATGTAGAATTCAATTAGAACTCTTAGCAAGAATAAAAAGGAGGCCCTCTTTGAGCGAAATCAAATTTATAGGCTTGACTTTCAAAACCAACAGGTGGTCCAGTGATACGAATCAAAGAAGTCAATATTTTTTGAATAATAAGCTCAGAATTACGAAAGACAGCGAAATCAGATGCTTGGTCATTATCTTGTTGAAATGATTTTTTAAACTGAACATTTTCGTGATTTACAAAATATTCAGCATTAAATCCTGAACACTGATGATGAAAATCGCTCAACAAACACACTAAGTAATCCACCCATCCTTCATCATAATGATCTCCGTGTGCAATATGATTGTCAAGATCAAGATCAGTGCTCCCAATAGCATGATCATGTTGATAGTGATGATTACTCTCGGCAAGGCCTTCACAGTGAATTTCACAATGAGGGGTTAACGAATGACTAAAGCCTAACAAATAAGCAAATAGTAAAGTGATTGATATGCCAGATTTAAGTGCCTTCACTGAATCAAAGATATGATTTTTTTATTGAACAGAGATTGAAATATTGAATGACACAGTACTAGTTTAAACAATTAATTTCAAGGATGTTAGAACTTTATTTCACCCAACATCATCCCAACTTGGCAAAAAACCAAAACAAACTGCCACAATTTTGCCCTGAACATTAAAAACAAAATGATATGGCAACAAGCATTATTACACCAGATGATCTCGAGCAGTTTAAATACGATCTCTTGGAAGACATCAAACAACTCCTCGACAAAAAACAAGACAAAACGCTAGCGGTTAAAGAATCGGAATGGATCAAATCGCATCAAGTGCAAAGACTCTTAGGGATCTCTCCAGGCACTTTACAAAACCTCAGACTGAATGGCACCATTCCTTACTCAAAAGTAGGTGGCGTCCTCTTTTATAAAAAGACCGATATCCAGCACATTCTGGAGCAAAACATGAGAAACAGAGAAAATTCAATTACAAACCTTTAATACTTATAGCAATGACAAATTCACAACAAATCAGAAAAATAGCAACAGAGATCAATCAATTGAAACTAGGTCTAAATACCCTAGCTGATAATTCTACCCACCTTAAACACCAATGGATGACTGGACTAGAAGTTGGCCATGCACTTAACATGAGCGCAAAAACACTTCAGCGGTTAAGAAAGAGCGGTTCACTTCCCTTCAGTAGAGTAAATGGTAAAATCTATTACAAACGATCGGATGTAGACCAAATGCTAGAAGACAATTACCAATTAAGAATGTGTTCATGCGGTTGTAAAAAGTAATGAAGCAAAGCGTAAACTATATCAAGCACCTTGAAGGTTGGTCGGATAGGATCTGTCATGATGATCGGTTAACACCTCATCATGTCAGCTTGTATTACGCCTTGTTTCATCAATGGAATTTAGCCAAATTTCAAAACCCGATTTCTATCTGTAGATCTGAGCTCATGCTGGGTAGTAAGATCGGATCTGCTAACACCTACACCAAATGCCTCAAGCAGCTAGACGAATGGGGGTATATTCATTACCTTCCTTCGTTTAACCCCACTCGGGGATCTTTGGTCAACTTGTACAGTTTTGATAAAAGCAATAGTAAAGGTGCTGATAAGGGTAGTAATAAAGCTAGTGAAATAGCCGTGCGACCTTCATTAAACAATACAAACAATTTAAACCTTCAAACAACTAAAACGAATAAGACAAAAACTTCGTTTTCTCCCCCTTCTTTAGAAATGGTAAAAGCTTTTTTTATTGAAGTGGAATCTACTCAGGCTGAAGGTGAGAATTTCTACAATTACTTTGAGTCCAATGGTTGGCTGGTGGGAGGAAAAGCGAAAATGAAGAATTGGCAAGCTGCCGCAAAAAATTGGATCAAGCGCTCCGCAAAGTTTAACCCTTCCAGCACAACTCGAAAAAACGCATCTGTGAACGAAGATAAAGACTACTCAACACCGCTATAATTACTTCACCCTTCCTAAGGGGATTGGGGGGGGAGGACCAAACAAACAACACCATGAACAACCCAACACTTTGTCCATACGAGCTAAAAAACAACTACCGCATATATGACTTCAAGAAGTCATGGAGGTTTCTCGAGCAGCTGGGCAAAAATCAGTTTGGTCCTAAATTCAAATTAGATCCAGCTGATCGCAAGATCATTTACCAGCTCTTGATCTATTTTATTAGAGATGAAGAAAACTGTAAAAAACACCACCTCGATTTGGACAAAGGAATTCTCCTCAACGGTCCGGTAGGATGTGGCAAAACTTCTTTGATGCAACTCATGCGTCACTTTGCTTTACCTAAACATTACGTGGTCAAATCAACTCGTGAAATTGCCGCTCAGTTCAATATTGAGGGGTACTCGGTTATTCAACGCTTCGGACGTTCACACCAAGCCATTTTCTGTTTTGATGATCTCGGAGTTGAAAGTAACATGAAATACTATGGTACCGAGTGCAACACCATCTCTGAAATTCTGCTCCAGCGTTATGATCTTTTTATTGCACATGGCACGGTTACGCATGCTACTACAAATCTGAATGCACAGGAATTGGAAAAGCTTTATGGTAATCGGGTAAGGTCTAGGATGAGGGAGATGTTTAATTTGATATCGTTTGATAAAGGAGTTATTGACAAGCGGAGATAAACTACACTAAAATTCAGGGTGTTTTCTAAATGAAATACATATATTCATGGCTTTCAACTCATTTTACAATGAATAGAATCAAAGAAGTACTTGAAGAGAAAGGAATCAAACAAGTTTGGTTAGCTGAGAAGCTTGGCAAAAGTTACAACATTGTCAATGGCTATGCTCAAAACAGAAGCCAACCAAGCCTGGAAGATTTAACCAAAATTGCAGATATCTTGGATGAAGATGTCAGGGATCTAATAAAAAGTAATAAATCATGAATAAAAAAGATTTATCAGAAGCTGACATTAAGGCCAAATACATTACGCCAAGTATACTCAAATCAGGTTGGGATGAGTACACGCAAATCGGGAGAGAGATTTACTTTACGGATGGGCGTATTTATGTGAAAGGTAAAATGACTAGAAGGGGCAAGCGTAAATTTGCCGACTACATCCTGTTTTATAAACCTAACGTTCCAATAGCTATAATTGAAGCGAAAACAAATTCTCATACTTTAAGAAGCGGAATTCAGCAGGCACTAGGTTATGCAAATACCTTGGATATTCCTTTTGTTTTTAGTAGTAATGGTGATGGTTTTCATTTCCATGATAAAACGGCTACAGATGGTCAAATTGAAAAAGAACTTAGTTTAGAAGAATTCCCTAGCCCAGCAGAATTATGGACAAAATATAAAAAGTACAAGGGAATAGAAACTGAAGAGCAAGAAGAGATTGTTACTCAAGAATATTTCTCCGATAATTCAGGTAGAACTCCACGTTATTATCAGCAAATAGCGATTAACCGAACAGTTGAAGCGGTTGCAAAAGGTCAAGAAAGAATATTGTTAGTCATGGCCACAGGAACAGGAAAGACCTACACAGCTTTTCAAATCGCTCACAGGTTGTTCAAATCAAAAGCCAAACGAAAAATATTATTCCTGGCAGATAGAACTGCTCTAGTTGATCAAACATTGAGAGGTGATTTCAGACACTTCAAGGATGCAATGACAGTGATCAAAAAGAAGGTTGTTCAGCAAGATGGTAAGGATGTTTTGGTTTCTAACAAAAAAAGGGGAATTGATACAGCAGATAAGGCGTTCGATATATTCTTGGGTTTGTACCAAGGCTTGAGTAATTCGGATCCAGAAGTTCCAGATGCATTTAAAGATTTTAGTCCTGACTTTTTCGATTTAATAATTGTTGATGAATGTCATAGGGGTAGCGCAAAAGAAGATAGTAAATGGCGTGAAATTTTGAATTACTTCCAATCTGCGACACACATTGGTTTAACTGCTACTCCTAAAGAAACGAAAGAGGTATCCAACATAGAATATTTTGGGGACCCAATTTATACTTACTCCCTAAAGCAAGGTATTGATGATGGTTTCTTAGCTCCTTATAAAGTGGTGAAGGTCACTTTAGATATAGACGCAGAGGGCTGGCGTCCTCCAAAAGGGTTTCTTGATAAAAAAGGAAATCCGGTAGAAGATAGAATCTATAATAGAACTGATTTTGATAAAAACATAGTTGTTGAAGAACGTAGAAAAATAGTGGCCGCCAAGATTACTGAGTTCTTGAAAGGATATGATCGTTATGCTAAATCGATTGTATTCTGTATTGATATAGAGCATGCTGAAGGAATGCGCACAGCCTTGGTAAATGCAAATCCAGACTTGTACCAGGAGAATAATAAATACATCATGCAAATTACTGGTGATAATGAAGAGGGAAAAAGGCAGCTAGATAACTTCATTTCGCCAAGTGAAAGATATCCAGTAATCGCAACTACATCAAAATTAATGACAACTGGTGTTGATGCGCAAACCTGTAAGCTCATTATCCTAGATAGTAATATTGGTTCAAAAACTGAATTCAAGCAAATTATTGGTAGAGGTACAAGGTTAAATGAGGAGCATGGTAAAACCTATTTTACAATCATGGATTTCCGCAATGCAACTGATCATTTTGCCGACCCTGAATTTGATGGTGATCCTGAAATGATAAAGGAAACAGTTGAGGATGAAGATTTATCAGAGGTTGATGATATCGCACCAGAAGATCCAATTATTGATGAAATTGATGGTGATGAAATTGATTTTCCAGATGAACCAGAGGATTATCCAGAAATTAAGGGAGGTGGTATCATTATAGAAGATGGTCCAATTGAAAAAATTAGAGTTGACGGAGTGAGTGTATCTGTCATGGGAGAAAGTGTACAATATCTGGATAATGATGGTAAATTGATAATTGAATCCTTCAGTGATTACACTAAGAAAAGCGTGAATAACCAATACCGCACGTTAGACGAGTTCCTCAACAGATGGAATAATGAAAATAAGAAAGCAGTGATAGTTCAAGAGTTGGAAGAACAGGGAGTGTTTTTTGATGAGCTAAAAGAAAAAGTTGGAAAGGAATACGACCCATTCGATTTGATATGTCACATTGTATATGATGCTAAACCATTAACACGAAAAGAGAGAGCTGAAAATGTGAAGAAGCGTAATTATTTCACAAAATATGGAGAGCAAGCGCAAAAGGTATTAGAAAGTTTATTGGATAAATATGCAAATGATGGCCTAGTGACCATTGAAAGCACTGAGGTTTTAAAGCTGGATCCATTGAATAAACTCGGCACTCCACTTGAACTAGTTAAAGCTTTTGGAGGCAAACCACAATACTTGAGTGCATTGAAAGAACTAGAACAAGAATTATATAAGATAGCTTGATGGATTTAGGACAGATAGAAAAAGTAGACCTGAGAAAGGCATGGAAACATGAGGCATTGAATTTTACAAAATGGCTCGCAAAAGAAGAGAATATTGTTATTCTCGCAGACGAGTTAGACATTGAAATTGAAAATGTAAAACCAGAGGAATCCGCAGGAAGGTATTCTGTAGATATACTAGCTGATGATCTCAATACCAGACGAAAAATAATAATTGAGAATCAACTAGAAGCGACTGATCACAAGCATTTAGGTCAGCTTCTAACTTACGCTTCAGCACATGATGCAAGTATAATAATATGGGTTGTCAAGGATTACACGGAAGAGCACAAACAAGCAATTGACTGGTTTAACAAGCACATGCCAGAAGAAATTAGTTTTTTCTTAGTTCAAATTGAACTTTGGAAAATTGGCAACTCTCTTCCAGCCCCGAAATTCAATATCATATCTCAACCCAACAATTGGGCGAAAACCATCAAAAAGGCAGCTTCTCAGGAAAAAGGAAATCCATCTGAACTTAAACTGCTACAACAAAGGTTTTGGGGCGAAATGAAAGACTATTTGAATAATAGTGAGAATTCATATAACATTTCCTTTGGTCGAACTCCTCGTCCACAGCATTGGTATGATGTCTCTATAGGAACAGCAAAGGCAAATATCTCTTTTTCTTTTAACTCTAAACAATCTTTGATTAGTTGCGAACTATACATCAAAAATGATGCTCAAATATTTGATAGAATTATTAAAGATGAAGCTAAAATAAAATCTGTTTTAGGAGATGACTTACAATTCCTTGAACTACCAGACAAAGCTGCATTTAGAATCATTAGATCCCTTGCTTGTGATCCATTTGATGAAAACAAATGGCCTCAATATTTTGAATGGCTAATTACAAACGGAGAAAAATTTCAAAAAACATTTAAAAAATATTTTTAATGGCAAACGTAGGAGCTGTAATAAGTAGTATTAGAAACATCATGAGACAAGACAGAGGTATCTCTGGAGACGCTCAAAGATTAGAGCAATTAGGATGGATGCTCTTTTTGAAAATCATTGATGATAAAGACCAAGAATTAGAAATTACCAAGGATGATTATGAGTCTGTTATTCCAGAGAAATTTCAATGGCGAAATTGGGCAGCAGATACAGAGGGAATTACTGGTGATGAATTACTAGAGTTTATTGACAGCAATGCAGAAGGTAATAGAGGATTGTTTGCTACACTCAGAAACTTATCAAGCAACACCAACCCGAAAAGGGCAGCCATTGTAAAAGAGGTTTTTGAAGGGTCAAATAACTTCATGAAGTCAGGATACGAAATGCGTAAGGTCATCAACAAGCTGAATGAGATTGACTTTAATAGCTCAAAGGATAAACAAGTATTTGGAGATATCTATGAAAGTATTTTAGTTGAATTAAGAGATGCTGGAAATAAAGGAGAATACTACACACCAAGAGCGGTCACACAATTGATGACTAAAATGACCAATCCTAAATTAGGTGAAAAGGTATTGGATCCTGCTGCAGGTACAGGTGGTTTCTTAACAGAAGCTATAGATCACATTCGTTCTGAGTATGTCCATACGGTTGATGATGAACATATCTTACAGAATAGCATTACTGGCTGGGAGTTAAAACCAGTAGCTTACGTCTTGGGACTGACAAACCTGATTCTTCATGAAATTGATATACCAGAATACATCTATCGTGATAGTCTGAAAGTTGAGTACAATGGGATTAAAGCAAAAGATAAAGTAGATGTTATTCTGGCAAATCCGCCATTTGGAGCAAGTATTGCTGATGGTGTAGAAACTAACTTTCCTTCAAGTTATAGATGTAAAGAATCTGCCGATTTATTTGTAATTCTAATGCTTCAATTATTAAAGCCTAATGGTAGGTGTGCTATAGTTTTACCAGATGGATCAATTACAGGTGATGGTGTTAAAGCTAGAATACGTGAAAAACTATTAACAGATTGTAATCTTCATACCATTATCAGATTACCTCAAAGCACCTTTTTTCCTGCAACAGTTAGCACTAACCTTTTGTTTTTTGAAAAGGGTAGCCCAACTAAAGAAATTTGGTATTATGAGCACAAATTACCTGAAGGTCAAAAGTCCTATTCAAAAACTAAGCCTATTCAGTTTAACGAATTTCAACCAATAGTAGATTGGTGGGATAATCGGGTTGAAAATGATCAAGCATGGAAAGTAAAGGTTGAAGACTTAAAAGATTGGGATTTAGATATTAAAAACCCTGTTCAAGAGGAAGAAGAAAAAATGCCTTCATCAAATGAGCTTTTGGAAAAATTAAATAAATCATTCGAAAAAAGCCAAGGTATTATTAAAGAGATAAAGCAATTAGTGGGGTAATGAAGTACAAAAATCTTGAGGAATACATAGAAAAATGGCATGTCTCAAAAGTTGATTGGGACGGTCAAGAGGAATTACAAGTGTTAGGCGTATCTAATGTTGAAGGAATAACAACTACCACGCATAAAAAGTCAAAAGATTTATCAAAATATTTGGTTATTGAGCCTGGTTGTTTTGCTTATAATCCATATCGTATTAATGTGGGTTCTATAGGCTTAACTCCTGCCAATGTTTATGGTTTAGTCAGTCCTGCGTATACAGTTTTTAAGGTTAAAAAGAATAAGGTTTTACCTGAATTGTTGCTAGATTTTTTGAAATCCTTTGATGGTCTTCAACAAATAAACAAGTATGCAAGAGGAACAGTAAGAAAAGCGCTGAGGTATGAAGATCTTTGCAAAATAAATGTGTCTTTTCCATCTTTTAAAGAGCAACTAAGAATTCTTGATCATAAAAAGGAAGTAGAAGAAAAAAGCATACAATTAAATAATGAAATTGAACAGCAATGGAATGATATTGGCCAGTTAAAACAATCAATCCTCCAAGAAGCCATACAAGGTAAACTCACCCAAGAATGGCGAGAGCAAAACCCAAATGCAGAACCTGCAAGCGAATTATTAAAAAGAATCAAAGCAGAAAAAGCGCGACTAATAAAAGACAAGAAAATCAAAAAAGAAAAGCCTCTTCCTCCAATTATTGATGAAGAGATTCCTTTTGATTTACCAAGAAATTGGGAGTGGTGTAAGTTGGGAGAGATGTATGAAATTGTTCGTGGTTCCTCTCCTCGTCCAAAAGGCGATCCCAGATATTGGTCAAACGGAAGAACTTCGTTTCACTGGATAACAATCGCTGACTTCAAACCCTTCACTGAGAATGGTTGTTTAATCGATACTAAAGGATTTTTAACTGAAGAAGGTAGTAAACATAGCCGAAAGGTGGGTCCTTCAGATATTATCATAGCCTGCAGTGGTGTTGGAAGTGTCGGTAAATCTGTAAAATTAGGAATAGAAGGATATATATATATGATGGTTTGCTTGGGATTAGAAATATAAGTTCCGAAACCTTGAAAGAGTATTTATCCTTATTTATCAAAAACAAAGAAATTGAAATCTATTCTGTAGCAACTGGTGCAAACTGGTTGAACATAAATACGGATTTACTTAAAAACTATATAGTTCCGGTTCCGCCTATTGATGAGCAAAAAATAATGGTAAAAAAAGTTTATCAGTTAATGAATAAATGCCAACTTATAGAGCAAGAAGTTGAAAAGAATGAGCAATATACAAATCAGCTCATACAAGCAGTTTTAAAAGAGGCTTTTTCCTCAGAAAAAGAGGAGGTTAATGACTCTAAAAATGTTGAAGTATGAGTAAAGAATTATTTGCGGTCATAATATCCTTAGTAGGTATTGCTTTTGGATGGTTTTTAAACTCAATGGGTAAATGGTTTAATAGACGCAAAGAAAGTCAACAGATTAAGAACCATGCACTCTTCACACTATTAGAGATCAATTATAATTTCATGTTGCTGAATGATGATAGCCGCATTGAGCTTGCCCTAACTAAAATGGAAAAATTTGTTCCAGAAGCAGAAAGAGAAGAGATGCGTGAATTTATGAAACCATTTTATTCTCAAATCCTAAATAAATCAATATCGGAGCAAGTAAAGGCAGACCTGGAGAAGGTAGAAGAAACATACTCAAACGCAGTCCAAGAGCTTTCAAAAATAGATCCTGTTCGCGCATATCGTTTACATGGTAAATCAAACATTTTTAGAGCCTTTGACGCTATAGATTCCTATTTTGAAAGTATAGAAGTTGAATTTCCTATGAATGAGGAAGATCTAGAAGAATTGGATAATGTTCAAGATTCTGTGACAGAATTAGTTGAACCTGAAATTTTAAAAGCGGCAATTGATGATTTACAAGATGAGATCAAAGGACTTTCAAAATCTATTGGCTACCGTACTTGGTTAAAATGCAAAAAAGCAATTGACAATATTGATTTTAGTATCTCACCAACAGAAATGAA
This genomic interval carries:
- a CDS encoding helix-turn-helix domain-containing protein, producing the protein MATSIITPDDLEQFKYDLLEDIKQLLDKKQDKTLAVKESEWIKSHQVQRLLGISPGTLQNLRLNGTIPYSKVGGVLFYKKTDIQHILEQNMRNRENSITNL
- a CDS encoding helix-turn-helix domain-containing protein, yielding MTNSQQIRKIATEINQLKLGLNTLADNSTHLKHQWMTGLEVGHALNMSAKTLQRLRKSGSLPFSRVNGKIYYKRSDVDQMLEDNYQLRMCSCGCKK
- a CDS encoding transcriptional regulator; the encoded protein is MKQSVNYIKHLEGWSDRICHDDRLTPHHVSLYYALFHQWNLAKFQNPISICRSELMLGSKIGSANTYTKCLKQLDEWGYIHYLPSFNPTRGSLVNLYSFDKSNSKGADKGSNKASEIAVRPSLNNTNNLNLQTTKTNKTKTSFSPPSLEMVKAFFIEVESTQAEGENFYNYFESNGWLVGGKAKMKNWQAAAKNWIKRSAKFNPSSTTRKNASVNEDKDYSTPL
- a CDS encoding ATPase, with protein sequence MNNPTLCPYELKNNYRIYDFKKSWRFLEQLGKNQFGPKFKLDPADRKIIYQLLIYFIRDEENCKKHHLDLDKGILLNGPVGCGKTSLMQLMRHFALPKHYVVKSTREIAAQFNIEGYSVIQRFGRSHQAIFCFDDLGVESNMKYYGTECNTISEILLQRYDLFIAHGTVTHATTNLNAQELEKLYGNRVRSRMREMFNLISFDKGVIDKRR
- a CDS encoding helix-turn-helix transcriptional regulator, whose product is MNRIKEVLEEKGIKQVWLAEKLGKSYNIVNGYAQNRSQPSLEDLTKIADILDEDVRDLIKSNKS
- the hsdR gene encoding EcoAI/FtnUII family type I restriction enzme subunit R yields the protein MNKKDLSEADIKAKYITPSILKSGWDEYTQIGREIYFTDGRIYVKGKMTRRGKRKFADYILFYKPNVPIAIIEAKTNSHTLRSGIQQALGYANTLDIPFVFSSNGDGFHFHDKTATDGQIEKELSLEEFPSPAELWTKYKKYKGIETEEQEEIVTQEYFSDNSGRTPRYYQQIAINRTVEAVAKGQERILLVMATGTGKTYTAFQIAHRLFKSKAKRKILFLADRTALVDQTLRGDFRHFKDAMTVIKKKVVQQDGKDVLVSNKKRGIDTADKAFDIFLGLYQGLSNSDPEVPDAFKDFSPDFFDLIIVDECHRGSAKEDSKWREILNYFQSATHIGLTATPKETKEVSNIEYFGDPIYTYSLKQGIDDGFLAPYKVVKVTLDIDAEGWRPPKGFLDKKGNPVEDRIYNRTDFDKNIVVEERRKIVAAKITEFLKGYDRYAKSIVFCIDIEHAEGMRTALVNANPDLYQENNKYIMQITGDNEEGKRQLDNFISPSERYPVIATTSKLMTTGVDAQTCKLIILDSNIGSKTEFKQIIGRGTRLNEEHGKTYFTIMDFRNATDHFADPEFDGDPEMIKETVEDEDLSEVDDIAPEDPIIDEIDGDEIDFPDEPEDYPEIKGGGIIIEDGPIEKIRVDGVSVSVMGESVQYLDNDGKLIIESFSDYTKKSVNNQYRTLDEFLNRWNNENKKAVIVQELEEQGVFFDELKEKVGKEYDPFDLICHIVYDAKPLTRKERAENVKKRNYFTKYGEQAQKVLESLLDKYANDGLVTIESTEVLKLDPLNKLGTPLELVKAFGGKPQYLSALKELEQELYKIA
- a CDS encoding DUF4268 domain-containing protein, which encodes MDLGQIEKVDLRKAWKHEALNFTKWLAKEENIVILADELDIEIENVKPEESAGRYSVDILADDLNTRRKIIIENQLEATDHKHLGQLLTYASAHDASIIIWVVKDYTEEHKQAIDWFNKHMPEEISFFLVQIELWKIGNSLPAPKFNIISQPNNWAKTIKKAASQEKGNPSELKLLQQRFWGEMKDYLNNSENSYNISFGRTPRPQHWYDVSIGTAKANISFSFNSKQSLISCELYIKNDAQIFDRIIKDEAKIKSVLGDDLQFLELPDKAAFRIIRSLACDPFDENKWPQYFEWLITNGEKFQKTFKKYF
- a CDS encoding class I SAM-dependent DNA methyltransferase, translating into MANVGAVISSIRNIMRQDRGISGDAQRLEQLGWMLFLKIIDDKDQELEITKDDYESVIPEKFQWRNWAADTEGITGDELLEFIDSNAEGNRGLFATLRNLSSNTNPKRAAIVKEVFEGSNNFMKSGYEMRKVINKLNEIDFNSSKDKQVFGDIYESILVELRDAGNKGEYYTPRAVTQLMTKMTNPKLGEKVLDPAAGTGGFLTEAIDHIRSEYVHTVDDEHILQNSITGWELKPVAYVLGLTNLILHEIDIPEYIYRDSLKVEYNGIKAKDKVDVILANPPFGASIADGVETNFPSSYRCKESADLFVILMLQLLKPNGRCAIVLPDGSITGDGVKARIREKLLTDCNLHTIIRLPQSTFFPATVSTNLLFFEKGSPTKEIWYYEHKLPEGQKSYSKTKPIQFNEFQPIVDWWDNRVENDQAWKVKVEDLKDWDLDIKNPVQEEEEKMPSSNELLEKLNKSFEKSQGIIKEIKQLVG
- a CDS encoding restriction endonuclease subunit S, with the translated sequence MKYKNLEEYIEKWHVSKVDWDGQEELQVLGVSNVEGITTTTHKKSKDLSKYLVIEPGCFAYNPYRINVGSIGLTPANVYGLVSPAYTVFKVKKNKVLPELLLDFLKSFDGLQQINKYARGTVRKALRYEDLCKINVSFPSFKEQLRILDHKKEVEEKSIQLNNEIEQQWNDIGQLKQSILQEAIQGKLTQEWREQNPNAEPASELLKRIKAEKARLIKDKKIKKEKPLPPIIDEEIPFDLPRNWEWCKLGEMYEIVRGSSPRPKGDPRYWSNGRTSFHWITIADFKPFTENGCLIDTKGFLTEEGSKHSRKVGPSDIIIACSGVGSVGKSVKLGIEGYIYMMVCLGLEI
- a CDS encoding restriction endonuclease subunit S; translated protein: MLGIRNISSETLKEYLSLFIKNKEIEIYSVATGANWLNINTDLLKNYIVPVPPIDEQKIMVKKVYQLMNKCQLIEQEVEKNEQYTNQLIQAVLKEAFSSEKEEVNDSKNVEV